The Terriglobales bacterium region GGGTGACAAGAACCAGAATTCCGGTCGCCGAGAAAGAAAGCGCTCCTGCCGCAAGCAGCGCGATGCCCGGCTGATAGCCGATCGTTGAAAAATAATCCACTCCCGTGAGCCAGAGCACCAGGTACCACGGATGGGTGTGGTCCGCAGCCTCAGGGACATCGAGTGGACTTCCAGTAAATAAAAACCGGCTAAACGGATTGGTGCGGCGGGGCGCCGTCTCTGGGGTAGGAATGCTGGTTGTGTGCATTCTCGACGCAATTACCTGCACTCAAATGTACCTGATGCGCCCTCATAAAATGTTTACTGCTTCCACGGACAGCGGTTAGGACTAAAATCTCCGCCAAGACAGCCACACGAAGGAGGCAACATGTCGGATACAAACAAGGCTCTGGTGCGGCGGATCATTGAAGAAGTGGTGAACACAGGTAACTTCTCATCGCTCGACGAAGTTGTCGCGAGCGACTATACGTATTTCGAACCAACCATAGGAACCATTACCGGGCGCGAGGGCTATCGCACAGTCGTGGGCATGTACCGCAGCGCATTTCCTGATATGACTCTCACGATTGAACAGCAGATTTCGGAGGGGGACACGGTCGTCACACGCTGGACGGCGCGGGGAACACATGAGGGAGAATTATTCGGAATTGCTCCAACGGGC contains the following coding sequences:
- a CDS encoding ester cyclase, with protein sequence MSDTNKALVRRIIEEVVNTGNFSSLDEVVASDYTYFEPTIGTITGREGYRTVVGMYRSAFPDMTLTIEQQISEGDTVVTRWTARGTHEGELFGIAPTGKRVSVGGVVISRVIDGQLVEDYESYDVHGMMRQLGVLAAAKAA